A part of Marinobacter psychrophilus genomic DNA contains:
- the ptsP gene encoding phosphoenolpyruvate--protein phosphotransferase has protein sequence MLSTLRTIVQEVNSARDLQEALSIIVSRVQKAMNTEVCSVYLLDPATNRYVLMATEGLYRKAVGRVSLGYSEGLVGLVGSREEPINLEDAPSHPRYRYFPETGEERFRSFLGVPIIHHRRLMGVLVVQQRESSRSFNEGEEAFMVTISAQLSGVIAHSEATGAIGGLSLTGEEAHDIGFDGVPGAPGVAIGTGVTVYPAADLDLVPEKTTDDIEHELDLFQCAVSAVRGDIERVAARLASQLRPQEQALFDVYLRMLSDEALPDEVNGKIREGNWAQGSLKQVVQQYVRNFEMMDDHYLQERAVDVRDLGRRLLSHLQEGEQASLEYPERTVLVSEEITPAMLGEVPKGQLVGLVSVKGSSHSHVAILARAMGIPTVMGLVDIPVNQLDGKELVVDGFEGQIFASPSADLRAYYQVICDEENELIRGLEALRDLPCETTDHHRVSMLVNTGLMTDVLRSLTHGAEGIGLYRTEVPFMIKDRFPSEQEQREYYREQLEAFAPNPVTMRTLDIGGDKCLTYFPIQEENPFLGWRGIRVTLDHPEIFQLQVRAMMKASEGLNNLQIMLPMISNISEVEESLHLIYRVYHEVRKDGYNIHMPKVGVLIEVPAAVYQIRELADRVDFLSVGTNDLTQYLLAVDRNNPRVAPLYHSYHPAVLQALVRIAQDAHAVGKPVGVCGELAGDPGGAVLLMAMGYDSLSMNAASLPKVKSVIRSVSLEWATNLLADILLLDSPHVIKSCVDLALRNAGFGRYMRPGKSTGKTLAEVASASA, from the coding sequence ATGCTGAGTACATTGCGAACGATCGTCCAGGAAGTAAACAGCGCCCGCGACCTGCAGGAGGCGCTGAGCATTATTGTCTCGCGTGTGCAAAAAGCCATGAACACCGAAGTTTGCTCGGTGTATCTGCTAGACCCTGCTACCAACCGCTACGTACTGATGGCCACTGAAGGGCTGTACCGCAAAGCCGTTGGGAGAGTTAGCCTGGGTTATTCCGAGGGCCTTGTGGGCCTTGTGGGCTCGCGGGAAGAGCCGATTAATCTGGAGGATGCGCCTTCTCATCCTCGTTACCGTTACTTTCCTGAAACCGGCGAAGAACGCTTCCGCTCGTTTCTGGGTGTGCCCATTATTCACCATCGCCGCCTGATGGGTGTTCTAGTAGTGCAGCAGCGTGAGAGTTCACGCAGTTTTAATGAAGGCGAAGAAGCCTTTATGGTGACTATCTCGGCTCAGCTCAGCGGGGTGATCGCCCACAGCGAGGCCACGGGCGCCATAGGTGGTTTGTCGCTCACCGGCGAGGAAGCGCATGACATCGGTTTTGACGGCGTGCCCGGAGCACCCGGCGTGGCCATTGGCACCGGCGTAACCGTTTACCCGGCGGCAGACCTGGACCTTGTGCCAGAAAAAACCACGGATGATATTGAGCACGAACTGGACCTGTTCCAGTGCGCGGTAAGTGCCGTGCGCGGAGACATCGAGCGGGTCGCAGCACGACTGGCCTCGCAGCTGAGGCCGCAGGAGCAGGCGTTGTTTGATGTGTACCTACGCATGCTCAGCGATGAAGCCCTGCCGGACGAAGTTAACGGCAAAATTCGCGAAGGTAACTGGGCCCAAGGATCGCTGAAACAGGTTGTGCAGCAGTACGTGCGCAATTTCGAGATGATGGATGATCATTATCTGCAGGAGCGGGCGGTAGACGTGCGCGATCTGGGTCGGCGGTTGTTGTCGCATCTGCAGGAAGGCGAGCAAGCCAGCCTTGAATACCCCGAACGCACCGTATTGGTGAGTGAAGAGATCACCCCCGCTATGCTGGGCGAAGTGCCCAAGGGCCAGTTGGTGGGATTGGTGTCGGTGAAAGGTTCCAGCCACTCCCACGTGGCTATTCTGGCCCGCGCTATGGGCATACCCACGGTAATGGGGCTGGTCGACATACCCGTGAATCAGCTCGACGGGAAGGAACTGGTTGTCGACGGCTTCGAAGGCCAGATCTTCGCGTCACCATCGGCGGATCTGCGCGCTTATTACCAAGTTATCTGCGACGAAGAAAACGAGCTGATTCGGGGTCTCGAAGCCCTGCGCGATTTGCCTTGTGAAACCACCGACCATCACAGGGTATCAATGCTGGTAAACACCGGGTTAATGACCGATGTGTTGCGGTCGCTGACTCACGGCGCCGAAGGCATTGGTCTGTACCGCACAGAAGTGCCGTTCATGATTAAAGATCGCTTCCCTTCGGAACAGGAACAGCGCGAATACTACCGTGAGCAGTTGGAAGCCTTTGCGCCTAACCCTGTGACCATGCGCACCCTGGACATCGGCGGCGACAAGTGCCTGACGTATTTCCCCATCCAAGAGGAAAACCCGTTTCTGGGCTGGCGTGGCATCCGGGTCACCCTGGATCACCCGGAGATTTTCCAGCTGCAGGTGCGGGCGATGATGAAGGCCAGCGAAGGCCTGAACAATTTGCAGATCATGCTGCCAATGATCAGCAATATTTCCGAAGTAGAAGAGTCTCTTCATCTGATTTACCGCGTATATCACGAAGTGCGTAAAGACGGCTACAACATCCACATGCCAAAAGTGGGCGTGTTGATTGAAGTGCCGGCAGCGGTATATCAGATACGCGAATTGGCTGACCGGGTGGATTTCCTGTCGGTGGGTACCAACGATTTAACCCAATATTTATTGGCAGTAGACCGTAATAACCCCCGTGTGGCCCCGCTGTACCATTCTTACCATCCTGCTGTGCTGCAGGCGCTGGTTCGTATTGCCCAAGACGCTCATGCCGTGGGCAAGCCTGTGGGGGTGTGTGGCGAATTAGCGGGGGACCCGGGAGGCGCCGTATTGCTGATGGCCATGGGCTACGATTCACTATCGATGAACGCAGCCAGCCTGCCAAAAGTAAAATCGGTGATTCGCAGTGTCAGTCTTGAGTGGGCGACAAATTTGTTAGCAGATATCCTGCTGCTTGATTCGCCTCATGTAATCAAAAGCTGTGTTGACTTGGCGCTGCGTAATGCCGGCTTTGGCCGCTATATGCGGCCCGGAAAATCCACTGGCAAAACGTTGGCAGAGGTAGCCTCGGCATCTGCCTGA
- a CDS encoding patatin-like phospholipase family protein — translation MSNGKLTKKPQPTNAANGKKPRIGVALGGGGPIGGIYEIGALRALDEALEGLDFNDLDVYVGVNSGSFVAAHLVNQVTTAQLCRIFVRNESELHPFHPGVFYRPAFAEMGRRLLAIPGLITTALTRFFYNPYDQSLLEALTILAQAAPAGLFNNEGLHHYLRRAFTMLGRTNDFRQLKRQLFIVAADVESSKSVCFGAPGFDAVPISKAIQASTASAGIYVPVEIDGHYYVDGTLRKGLHASVAFDHQADLVLAINPQVPLDATAAMKAGTLAAGEMTRSGMPNVLAQTYRTMVHSRMQSGIDRYAQDYPDKDIVLFEPRSEDAILFGSNVFSFESRRLLCEHAYQATRRDLRLRAAELEPKLAKYGIALRHDCLSDTDRTVSTSLFGELPPATLRAKSQTQKSRLAAGLQSVNGQTEKARS, via the coding sequence ATGAGTAATGGCAAACTAACAAAAAAACCGCAGCCGACGAACGCAGCGAACGGCAAAAAACCCCGAATCGGTGTGGCGTTAGGCGGTGGAGGCCCGATAGGCGGTATATACGAAATAGGGGCGCTGAGGGCACTTGACGAAGCTCTGGAAGGGCTAGATTTCAATGATCTGGATGTTTACGTAGGGGTAAACTCAGGGTCGTTTGTGGCGGCTCATCTGGTGAACCAGGTAACCACCGCCCAGTTGTGTAGAATTTTTGTGCGCAATGAATCCGAATTGCACCCGTTTCATCCCGGCGTTTTTTACCGTCCGGCCTTCGCTGAAATGGGCCGCCGTTTACTGGCCATACCGGGGTTGATTACCACCGCGCTCACCCGTTTTTTTTACAACCCCTACGATCAGAGCCTGCTGGAAGCCTTGACCATTCTGGCCCAAGCCGCACCCGCCGGGCTGTTCAATAACGAAGGCTTGCACCATTACTTAAGGCGCGCGTTTACTATGCTCGGCCGCACCAACGATTTCCGCCAACTCAAGCGCCAGCTGTTCATTGTGGCCGCCGATGTGGAGAGTTCGAAGTCGGTGTGTTTTGGTGCGCCGGGCTTTGACGCTGTGCCCATTTCTAAAGCCATTCAGGCCAGCACGGCGTCGGCGGGCATTTACGTACCGGTGGAAATAGACGGCCATTACTACGTCGATGGTACCCTGCGTAAAGGCCTTCACGCCTCGGTGGCGTTTGACCATCAGGCTGACCTGGTGCTGGCAATCAATCCCCAGGTACCGCTAGACGCCACTGCCGCCATGAAGGCAGGCACCTTGGCAGCTGGCGAGATGACCCGCTCTGGCATGCCCAATGTGCTGGCGCAAACCTACCGCACCATGGTGCATTCGCGCATGCAGTCCGGAATAGACCGCTACGCCCAAGATTATCCGGACAAAGACATTGTGCTGTTTGAGCCTCGCAGCGAAGACGCCATTCTGTTTGGTTCCAATGTGTTCAGTTTTGAATCCCGGCGCTTGCTGTGCGAACACGCCTACCAGGCGACTCGACGCGATTTGCGCCTTCGTGCTGCAGAGCTGGAGCCCAAATTGGCGAAATACGGTATTGCTCTGCGCCACGATTGTCTGAGCGACACAGATCGCACAGTCAGCACTAGTCTGTTTGGCGAGTTACCACCGGCCACGTTAAGGGCAAAATCGCAGACACAAAAAAGCCGGCTGGCGGCCGGCTTGCAAAGTGTTAACGGGCAGACAGAAAAGGCCCGATCTTGA
- the hslU gene encoding ATP-dependent protease ATPase subunit HslU: protein MSALTPREIVLELDKHIVGQQEAKRAVAIALRNRWRRMQLNDELREEISPKNILMIGPTGVGKTEIARRLAKLADAPFLKVEATKFTEVGYVGRDVDSIIRDLADIAVKMLREQEMKRHENSALDAAEDRILDALLPPARDVNNDSKPKEESTTRQMFRKKLREGELDDKEIEIDLRNSGAGVEIMAPPGMEEMTNQLQSMFANMSQDKRKTRKMRVADALRRVKDEEAAKLVNEEDIKQKAVQAVEQNGIVFLDEIDKVAKRSDNNSADVSREGVQRDLLPLIEGNTVTTKYGAIRTDHILFIASGAFHMTKPSDLIPELQGRLPIRVELHALTPNDFKRILTEPDASLVQQYEALMGAEGLKLSFTDDAITRLAEVAWKVNENTENIGARRLHTMLERLLESLSFDAGDKITEEFEVTAEYVEEKLGKLAEDEDLSRYIL, encoded by the coding sequence ATGTCTGCACTGACTCCTAGAGAAATTGTCCTCGAGCTGGACAAACACATTGTTGGCCAGCAGGAAGCCAAGCGCGCGGTAGCCATTGCCCTGCGCAATCGCTGGCGCCGGATGCAGCTCAACGACGAGCTGCGTGAAGAAATCAGCCCCAAGAATATTCTGATGATTGGCCCCACCGGTGTCGGTAAAACCGAAATTGCCCGGCGCCTGGCCAAACTGGCGGACGCACCCTTTTTGAAAGTGGAAGCGACCAAATTTACCGAGGTAGGTTATGTGGGTCGCGATGTCGATTCCATCATTCGCGACTTGGCTGATATAGCCGTAAAAATGCTGCGGGAACAGGAAATGAAGCGCCACGAAAACAGCGCTCTGGACGCCGCGGAAGATCGCATTCTGGACGCCCTGTTGCCACCGGCGCGGGATGTCAACAACGACAGCAAGCCGAAGGAAGAATCGACCACCCGCCAGATGTTCCGTAAAAAACTGCGGGAAGGCGAGCTGGACGACAAAGAAATTGAGATTGATCTGCGCAACAGCGGTGCCGGTGTCGAAATTATGGCACCGCCGGGTATGGAAGAAATGACCAACCAGCTGCAAAGCATGTTTGCCAACATGTCCCAGGACAAGCGCAAAACCCGCAAGATGCGGGTGGCTGATGCTCTACGTCGGGTGAAGGATGAAGAAGCCGCCAAGCTGGTAAACGAAGAAGATATCAAACAAAAAGCGGTACAAGCTGTTGAACAAAACGGCATCGTGTTTTTGGATGAAATCGACAAAGTGGCCAAACGCTCTGACAACAACTCCGCAGATGTGTCCCGCGAGGGCGTTCAGCGTGACCTTCTGCCGCTGATTGAAGGCAACACGGTCACCACCAAATATGGCGCTATTCGTACCGATCACATCCTTTTTATTGCTTCTGGCGCCTTCCACATGACCAAGCCGTCAGACTTGATTCCAGAGTTGCAGGGCCGCTTGCCGATTCGGGTAGAACTGCATGCGCTAACGCCAAACGATTTCAAGCGCATTCTGACAGAGCCGGATGCCTCATTGGTGCAGCAGTATGAAGCATTGATGGGCGCCGAGGGCCTGAAGCTCAGCTTTACCGACGACGCCATTACCCGCTTGGCAGAAGTGGCGTGGAAAGTGAACGAGAACACTGAAAATATCGGCGCGCGACGTTTGCACACGATGTTGGAAAGATTGTTGGAAAGCCTGTCATTCGATGCCGGCGACAAGATCACGGAAGAGTTCGAAGTCACCGCCGAGTACGTCGAGGAGAAACTTGGCAAATTGGCGGAAGATGAAGATTTAAGCCGCTACATTCTGTAG
- the hslV gene encoding ATP-dependent protease subunit HslV, translating into MTTILSVRRDDEVTMGGDGQVSLGNTVMKGNARKVRRLYKGQVLAGFAGGTADAFTLFERFEAQLEKHQGNLTRAAVELAKDWRSDRALRKLEALLAVADKTASLIITGNGDVIEPEMGLIAIGSGGPFAQASARALLENTDMSAREITEKGLIIAADICIYTNQNRTIEVLSAND; encoded by the coding sequence ATGACAACCATACTTTCCGTACGCCGTGACGACGAAGTCACCATGGGCGGTGACGGCCAGGTGTCCCTTGGCAATACCGTAATGAAGGGCAATGCCCGCAAAGTGCGCCGCTTGTACAAAGGCCAGGTTTTGGCGGGCTTTGCCGGGGGTACCGCCGATGCGTTCACCCTGTTCGAGCGCTTTGAAGCGCAACTGGAAAAACACCAGGGCAACCTAACTCGCGCCGCAGTGGAGCTGGCCAAAGACTGGCGATCAGACCGGGCGTTACGAAAACTCGAGGCCCTGCTGGCGGTGGCCGATAAAACCGCCTCACTCATCATTACTGGCAACGGCGATGTTATAGAGCCAGAAATGGGCCTGATTGCCATTGGTTCCGGCGGCCCTTTCGCCCAGGCGTCTGCCCGCGCGCTGTTAGAGAACACCGACATGAGTGCCCGCGAGATTACCGAAAAAGGGCTGATCATAGCGGCTGACATCTGCATTTACACCAACCAGAATCGCACCATTGAAGTGCTTTCTGCCAACGATTAA
- a CDS encoding SPOR domain-containing protein, producing the protein MSRDYARKSSPNQATTPHQKAGKPARTRAPKAAAPARAQHGNLSMKSVLALAAVGGFIGFIVYLNSLPGSEAPAKDAAPTEQKAPTKTPALIKPEIAKPQFRFYEMLPETEVMPSTVDEYTPSPGRPQVDYLLQSGSFRKAEDAERQRAEIAFQGLRAAVQKIDLEEGNVWYRVNVGPFTSRSQMNAAVDKLVSISIQPLVRKIPKKS; encoded by the coding sequence ATGTCGCGAGACTACGCCCGCAAATCGTCACCCAACCAGGCCACTACGCCTCATCAAAAAGCGGGCAAGCCTGCCCGCACCCGGGCGCCCAAAGCCGCCGCCCCGGCGCGAGCTCAACACGGTAACCTGTCGATGAAATCGGTATTGGCACTGGCGGCTGTGGGCGGTTTCATCGGCTTTATTGTGTACCTGAACAGTTTGCCTGGCAGCGAGGCACCCGCCAAAGACGCGGCGCCCACTGAGCAGAAGGCACCTACCAAAACACCAGCGCTGATAAAACCGGAAATCGCCAAACCCCAATTCCGTTTTTACGAAATGCTGCCGGAAACCGAGGTAATGCCTTCTACGGTGGACGAATACACGCCTAGCCCAGGGCGCCCGCAAGTCGATTACCTGCTGCAGTCCGGTTCGTTCCGCAAAGCTGAAGATGCTGAACGCCAGCGCGCCGAAATCGCGTTCCAGGGTTTACGCGCAGCGGTGCAAAAAATCGATCTGGAAGAGGGCAATGTCTGGTATCGGGTGAATGTCGGCCCGTTCACATCCCGCAGCCAAATGAACGCTGCTGTGGACAAACTGGTGTCTATCAGCATTCAACCGCTGGTGCGGAAAATCCCCAAAAAGAGCTAA
- the argS gene encoding arginine--tRNA ligase, translating to MKETVSDLLQSALAALQSEGVLPADQSFAPQIGNTKDKSHGDYACNIALVAAKSARCAPRKLAEALVANLPASAAVNKVEIAGPGFINFFMSTASAFGVVNTALEQAENFGCNHSGKGEKVQVEFVSANPTGPLHVGHGRGAAIGDCICRLLDANGYQVTREFYYNDAGAQINNLGLSVQARVKGLTPDHQSWPENGYRGDYIADVAEAYLAGKTITADDRSVTGQAEPDNLEAITDFAVAYLRREQDLDLKAFGVEFDVYFLESSLYNDGKVEATVKRLQENGYTYEDGGALWLKTTEFGDDKDRVMRKTDGGYTYFLPDVAYHLDKWQRGFSTVINEQGADHHSTVTRVRAGLQALNIGIPEGWPDYVLHQMVMVTRGGEEVKLSKRAGSYVTLSDLIEEVGRDATRFFLAARRVDSQLTFDIDLARSQTNENPVYYIQYAHARICSVLRKLAVEGVQRGRHECVGDLTLLTLDEEKELANQLAKYPELVASAAAQREPHTLSQYLRELAGLFHSYYNAHKVLIEDTALRDARISLYLAIRQVIENGLGLLGVSAPDEM from the coding sequence ATGAAAGAGACCGTTTCCGACCTGCTTCAGTCTGCCCTGGCGGCGCTGCAATCTGAAGGCGTTTTGCCAGCAGATCAAAGCTTTGCGCCACAGATTGGCAACACCAAAGACAAATCCCACGGCGATTACGCGTGTAATATTGCGCTGGTGGCGGCCAAGTCTGCCCGCTGTGCGCCGCGCAAACTGGCGGAGGCGCTGGTGGCCAATTTGCCGGCCAGTGCAGCGGTCAACAAAGTGGAGATTGCCGGGCCAGGTTTTATCAACTTTTTCATGAGTACGGCCAGCGCCTTTGGCGTTGTGAATACAGCACTGGAACAAGCTGAAAACTTTGGCTGTAACCACAGCGGTAAGGGCGAAAAAGTACAGGTGGAATTTGTTTCCGCCAACCCCACCGGCCCTCTGCATGTGGGCCACGGTCGCGGTGCCGCAATAGGTGACTGCATTTGTCGGCTACTGGATGCCAACGGCTATCAGGTTACTCGCGAGTTTTATTACAACGACGCTGGCGCCCAGATCAATAACTTGGGGTTATCCGTTCAAGCCCGGGTAAAAGGCCTAACGCCAGATCACCAAAGCTGGCCTGAAAATGGTTACCGCGGCGACTATATTGCCGACGTGGCCGAGGCCTATCTAGCCGGAAAGACAATTACGGCAGACGACCGCTCAGTGACCGGCCAGGCCGAGCCGGACAACCTTGAAGCCATTACGGATTTTGCCGTGGCTTATCTGCGCCGCGAGCAGGACCTTGACCTGAAAGCCTTTGGCGTCGAATTTGACGTGTATTTCCTGGAATCCTCGCTGTACAACGACGGCAAAGTTGAAGCCACCGTTAAGCGCCTGCAAGAAAACGGCTACACCTACGAAGATGGCGGCGCCCTGTGGCTGAAAACCACCGAATTTGGCGACGATAAAGACCGGGTTATGCGCAAAACCGACGGCGGCTACACCTACTTTCTGCCGGATGTTGCCTATCATCTGGACAAGTGGCAGCGCGGTTTTAGCACGGTTATCAACGAACAGGGCGCCGACCATCACTCAACCGTTACCCGCGTTCGCGCCGGCTTGCAGGCGTTGAATATCGGTATTCCAGAAGGTTGGCCAGATTATGTGCTGCACCAAATGGTGATGGTCACCCGCGGTGGTGAAGAGGTAAAACTCTCCAAACGCGCAGGCAGTTATGTCACTCTAAGCGACCTGATTGAAGAGGTAGGCCGCGACGCCACCCGTTTCTTTCTGGCCGCACGGCGAGTGGACTCCCAGCTGACCTTTGACATTGATCTTGCACGCTCGCAAACCAACGAAAACCCGGTGTATTACATCCAGTACGCTCACGCCCGCATCTGCAGCGTGTTGCGCAAGCTGGCCGTCGAAGGCGTGCAGCGTGGCCGTCACGAATGCGTAGGCGACCTGACTCTGCTAACGCTGGATGAGGAGAAAGAACTGGCCAACCAATTGGCAAAATATCCAGAGCTGGTTGCCAGTGCCGCTGCCCAGCGCGAGCCCCACACCCTGAGCCAGTACCTGCGGGAATTGGCCGGCCTGTTCCACAGCTATTACAACGCCCACAAGGTGCTGATTGAAGACACCGCCCTACGCGATGCCCGCATCAGCTTGTACTTGGCCATACGCCAGGTAATCGAAAATGGCTTAGGCCTGCTGGGCGTTAGTGCTCCGGACGAGATGTAA
- a CDS encoding primosomal protein N': MTKVVRIAMNRPLRRLFDYTLGADLSLQPGQRVQVPFGRQQITGLVTAVGVTPPPGVSLKPVRSVMESWPALPKETLRLLSWASDYYQHPLGECLFTALPPALRRGRPALRKTEAWWRARSSGAQLPPQAHRQKALLAWLLQYSQGAATSAILSAGFNRSQLKTLEQKQLIEAAEPVLATTPTESFAAPTLSPAQTDTAAQLPDPAQGFSACLLYGITGSGKTEIYLHYLKQHLGEQDQALVLVPEINLTPQTVARFQRYFGQRIVVWHSALNDGQRLDTWLKIRHGEPVILIGTRSAVLLPFTGLRTLIVDEEHDSSYKQGDGFRYSARDLAVYRAHLNKCPVILGSATPSLESWHNAQQGKYTLATLEERAGNARPPQIKLLDIRSRPLEGGLSRPALNAIKQVLDNGEQVLVYVNRRGFAPVMMCFDCGHMVECPRCDTRLTYHRRDNAMRCHHCDFQAAATSQCPKCQSDAFKPVGQGTERSEDILTTAFPDTPVVRVDRDSTQRKGSIQAILQTVNTGEPCILVGTQMLAKGHDFANVTLVVVINADGGLFSVDFRAPEQLLQTLLQVSGRAGRGDKPGTVLVQTCHSDHPLLRTLCTGHYGDMAEQLLVEREGGQLPPYRAMAIFRAEADTMEKSLQILDTIKPLAQAPGLEIWGPLPALIARRADRYRAQLVINADNRKRLSKTLANVCLHLDQQKQPSGSRWMIDVDPQETG; this comes from the coding sequence GTGACCAAGGTTGTACGCATCGCCATGAACCGCCCGCTGCGAAGGCTGTTTGACTACACCCTTGGAGCCGACCTCAGCCTTCAGCCCGGCCAGCGGGTTCAGGTTCCCTTTGGCCGCCAGCAGATAACCGGACTGGTTACTGCGGTTGGCGTAACCCCGCCGCCCGGGGTATCACTGAAGCCGGTTCGAAGTGTTATGGAAAGCTGGCCTGCGCTGCCAAAGGAAACACTGCGGCTGCTAAGCTGGGCCAGCGACTATTACCAACACCCGCTGGGTGAATGCCTGTTTACGGCTTTACCGCCAGCGCTCAGGCGCGGCCGGCCAGCACTGCGCAAAACCGAAGCCTGGTGGCGAGCCCGCAGCAGCGGTGCTCAGTTGCCACCGCAGGCCCACCGTCAAAAAGCCTTGCTAGCCTGGCTTTTGCAGTATTCCCAAGGCGCTGCGACAAGCGCCATCTTAAGCGCCGGCTTTAACCGCAGCCAGCTGAAGACCCTGGAACAAAAGCAGCTAATTGAAGCCGCCGAACCCGTATTGGCAACAACACCCACAGAGAGTTTTGCGGCACCCACGTTATCACCGGCACAAACAGATACCGCAGCACAGCTTCCAGACCCGGCTCAGGGCTTTAGCGCCTGCCTTTTGTACGGCATCACTGGCAGCGGTAAAACAGAAATCTATCTGCACTATCTAAAGCAACATTTGGGTGAGCAGGATCAGGCCCTGGTGCTGGTGCCCGAAATAAACCTGACACCGCAAACCGTGGCCCGTTTCCAGCGCTATTTTGGCCAGCGGATTGTGGTGTGGCACTCGGCACTGAACGACGGCCAGCGCCTGGACACCTGGCTAAAAATACGCCACGGCGAACCCGTCATACTCATTGGCACCCGTTCGGCGGTTTTGTTGCCCTTTACCGGTTTACGCACGCTGATTGTGGATGAAGAGCACGATAGCTCCTACAAACAAGGCGATGGCTTTCGCTATTCAGCGCGCGACCTTGCGGTATACCGCGCCCACCTGAACAAGTGCCCGGTAATACTCGGCTCGGCCACGCCCTCGCTGGAATCCTGGCACAACGCGCAGCAAGGCAAATACACCTTGGCCACATTGGAGGAGCGGGCCGGCAACGCCAGACCACCGCAAATAAAACTGCTGGACATTCGTAGCCGGCCTTTAGAAGGCGGTTTGTCGCGCCCCGCACTCAATGCAATCAAGCAGGTTTTGGACAACGGCGAACAGGTGCTGGTGTATGTGAACCGCCGCGGCTTCGCACCGGTGATGATGTGCTTTGACTGCGGCCACATGGTCGAATGCCCGCGCTGCGACACCCGCCTGACCTACCACCGCCGTGACAACGCCATGCGCTGCCACCACTGCGACTTTCAGGCCGCCGCAACGAGCCAGTGCCCGAAGTGCCAAAGTGATGCGTTCAAGCCCGTCGGCCAAGGCACCGAGCGCAGCGAAGACATACTGACCACCGCCTTCCCTGACACCCCGGTGGTGCGGGTTGACCGCGACAGCACCCAGCGTAAAGGCAGCATTCAAGCCATTCTACAAACCGTGAACACCGGCGAGCCCTGTATTCTGGTGGGCACTCAAATGCTGGCCAAAGGCCACGATTTTGCCAACGTAACGCTGGTAGTAGTTATAAACGCCGACGGCGGTCTGTTCAGCGTAGACTTTCGCGCCCCTGAACAGCTCCTACAAACCCTGCTGCAAGTCAGCGGCCGTGCGGGTCGCGGCGACAAGCCCGGCACAGTGCTGGTGCAGACCTGCCATAGTGACCACCCGCTATTAAGAACACTTTGCACGGGCCACTACGGGGATATGGCCGAACAGCTTTTAGTCGAGCGCGAAGGCGGCCAACTGCCGCCTTACCGCGCTATGGCCATATTCCGCGCCGAAGCCGACACCATGGAAAAAAGTTTGCAGATACTGGACACCATAAAACCCTTGGCCCAGGCACCGGGCCTGGAAATCTGGGGCCCACTGCCAGCGTTGATTGCCCGTCGCGCCGACCGCTACCGCGCCCAGCTGGTCATAAACGCCGATAACCGCAAGCGCCTGAGCAAGACCCTCGCCAACGTTTGCCTGCATCTAGATCAACAAAAACAGCCCTCCGGCAGCCGCTGGATGATCGACGTAGACCCACAGGAAACAGGCTAG
- the rpmE gene encoding 50S ribosomal protein L31 gives MKEGIHPKYENITATCSCGNVIHTRSTVGKDLQLDVCSQCHPFYTGKQKVMDAGGRIDRFQKRFGSRIVGKKED, from the coding sequence ATGAAAGAAGGTATCCACCCGAAGTACGAAAACATCACTGCTACCTGTTCTTGCGGCAATGTGATCCATACCCGTTCTACCGTTGGTAAGGATCTGCAGTTAGACGTGTGTTCACAGTGCCACCCGTTCTATACCGGCAAGCAGAAAGTTATGGATGCCGGCGGCCGTATTGACCGTTTCCAGAAGCGTTTTGGCAGCCGTATTGTTGGCAAGAAAGAAGATTAA